The Phaeacidiphilus oryzae TH49 region CGGGCGCGGGGGTGGCCTCTTCACCGCGACCGGCCGGGAGTTGGGCTGCGGAAGCCGCCGCCGGTTGCCGTCACACCCCCGGCTACCTGCATACGGGGCTGGAGCGCGGCATGCGCAAGATCCGGGCCTGTGCCGAGTCCGGCGCCGGCTCGCAGACCTTCGGTGTCGCCCGATTCCTGGCCGCCCAACACACACGTTGCCCCGGCCCCTGCCCCCTGGACGAGATCGGGGCGCAGCTCGTGGCCGCCGCCGGCTCGGTCGGTGTCCCCACCGAGTACGCCGAGCGCGCCGTCGCCAACGGCTTCGCCCGCGCCCTGTCCGCGGCCATGCCCGCCTGAACCCCGCACCAC contains the following coding sequences:
- a CDS encoding bifunctional DNA primase/polymerase, with product MTVVDLDSPAALDWARTTLPATRTVPTTRGQHWIYRGTCDSANAVQPGVDIKSHSQYARWLGPGTGPLADLPAAIPALLHQGRKEATPPPGAGVASSPRPAGSWAAEAAAGCRHTPGYLHTGLERGMRKIRACAESGAGSQTFGVARFLAAQHTRCPGPCPLDEIGAQLVAAAGSVGVPTEYAERAVANGFARALSAAMPA